The genomic interval TAGCTGCGGCTTGAGACGGGCTTTTGAATAATTGGTTTTTGGTAAAAACATAACCAGAGTCAGTTTTCATCAATACTCCATTTTCTATCAGTTGCTCCCGTAATTTTTTATATCCTCCAGAAAGACTTTCTTTAACTGTTTTTGATGCCTGTGATGAAGTTAATACAACAATACCCTCATTAGTTAAATATGATTTTGCATTAATTCCTTTTACCTTTAATAGTAGCTCGAAGGAAATAGATTCTGAACTATCCAGTTCTACTACTACCTCTTCCGAAACTGCAGTATTTGATATTCCCTCTGCTAACTGTTCCAATACTTTATATCCAACAGCTCCCAATAAAATTTTTAAATTTGAAATAAACTCTTCCATTGCATCCCTGTCGCCTCTCGGTAACACTGGTAATTGAGGCTCATTACCATTTAGAACGACATATCTACCCGATATTTTTGCAATCTGGACTAGGCGTGATTCGAGGTATTTGACATGCGATTTTGTCAGGTTTTCATCTTTGCTTGTAAAGAAAACCACCTCATTCCAAAAATCTTTATTCGCAATATGGTTTTGTAAACGATCCAATACATTTTCTGCTTCACCTATATAAACAGCATCATGACCACTTTCTTCATCAACCCCAAAGAGAAAATAAACTCCAGGTTTTTTTGACTCTTCCCATGCTGAAAGAGATTTAATTTGAGTTCGAGGAGATGAAACGGCTTGACCAGTCCAATTTACAATTTCAGCATGACGAATACCCGAAACCGAGCCGTCATCAAGATATATCCTTATTGTTTTACCGATACTCATAAATCCTCTTTGCATCTAACAATTGATTAGTAGGCTCTTTTACCGGAATAACCCGATATAGCCAGAAAATCAGGTAACTTTGCCCGTTTTTAAAATTTTTCAGATAGATTCACCAGTATATTTTGATATTAACTGGATATTCAGGCCAATACCTTCGCCAAACATATTAAAGTAAGTTGAAATATCATTTTAAAAGTTTGTAACCAATTGATTTTATTAGACCTAAAATATTAGGTTTTGGAAAATTTTGGCTAAAAATTCAAATTGGCGAAGGTATTGTCAGGCGAATATACCTTATATTTAATTATAAGACTGATTCTAGCCCCCTGTGAAAAAATGTCAACAAAAACATGAAACTGCTTAGTGACGTAAAAAATATAATGCGACCCAAACATTATTCCATCCATACCGAAAACAGCTATTGTGATTGGATAAAACGCTTTATTCTTTTCCACAAAATGCAAATCCGTAACGAACTCTTTATACGACCCGAGGGAAAAATAGAAGACATCTTGCGGTTAATCATAATGTTGCTGCCTCAACTCAAAAACATAACTCTTTGACTCTCAATTGAGTTTTTCATCAACATTTTCTTTGATTTGAAACATACTCATCAAGTAATTGCCGAATAATTTTTTGATATTACATGTGATGTATTTCGGCAATATCTTTAAAATAAGAAAGACTCTCTGAACTAAGTGAAGTAGTCACTTTTGTCTTTTTATTTTTTAAAGCTAATTCAGAGGGAGAAGGTAAAAAATCTGTTACCAATTTAAACTCGCCTATGGGTTCATTACTGTATTGAATTTTTTTCTCATAAATTTTTTTCCTTTTCGCCAATAAGCAGCTCCGAAAATTCGGGTATTTCCAGTTATTATTTCAAATAATCAACCCCAATATTCCTAACCTTATCTTTATCATGATAATACTTATATTTAGGCAATGCCTCAAGACTATGACAATCCACACAAAACGTATCAATCACGCCTAAACGCCTTAAAAAACTATCTTTACTCGTCCCTTCAAGATTCTTTTTATTTAAAAAAGGCTTAGGGTTATTGTTAACGGCTAAAGGCTGCCATAAATGTGGCTCATGACAGGTAATACACGCAATTGAACCAAATTCTTTAATCGTTCCATTTTTACCTAATAACGGCATAATCTTTTCATTCGAGCGCAAAACCATATCTCGATACGGATGACTAAAATATTTAACCGCTCTTTTCTCCGCCATTCCCCCTTCTTGATGACAATTTAAACATAACTTGTCTTCTTCAAATAAAGGACTGTCGCCTTTATCTTTTCCTGTATCCGTATTACGAACCCTTTTAGCGGCGAATAAATGAGGCTGTTTGCCATCGCCTCGGTGCATTGTATGACAGGTTCCACAAACCCCCGACTCTTTCGGTAACTCATCAAAATGATTCTTTTTATCTTTTGCGGTAATCCGTAAATCATGATCTGTTCCCACAATCGGACGTTTATTTTCATGACAATGTTTACACAATTCGCCATTTTTATATTTTTCTAATAACGCGGGCGTTTCAGGCTCTCCGTCTTCATGAATCACATGACAACTTAAACACCCCATTTGCTGTACGTCTTTATCAGCAATTTTAACTTTTTCATCCAATTTATCATTCATCGGATGAATGCCTTTTTTTAAGGCGTCTTTTTTATCTTTAGCAAAATATTTTTTATGACAGTTCTTACATAATTCATCTTTTTTATAAGCTTGAACAAGGGCGGGTGTATTTTTTTTACCTTCATGAACACTATGACAACTGCCACAGGTTAATTTTTCAATTTTGTTATCACCAATTTTAACCGCTTCTTCTAATTTTTGATGCGTCGGGTGCAAGCCTTTTTTGACTGCTTCTTTTTTATCTTTAGCAAAATATTTTTTATGGCAGTTTTTACACAATTTATCTTTTTTATAAGTTTGAACTAACGCGGGTGTATTCTTTTTACCTTTATGAATACTATGACAACTGCGACAGGTTAATTTCTTAATGGTGTTATCGCCAATTTTAACCGATTTTTCTAATTTCTCATGCGTAGGATGCAAGCCTTTTTTGGTCGCTTCTTTTTTATCTTTGGCAAAGTATTTTTTATGACAATTTTTACAAATTTCATCTTGTTTGTATTTTTCTAATAAAGCAGGCGTGTTAGGCTCACCATCATGAATACTATGACAACTTAGACAACCTAATTTATGAATTTTTTTACCCCCTATCTTTACAGGGTCTTCCAATTTTTCATTAGTGGGATGCACGCCTTTAGCTAAGGCTTCATCCTCATCTTTTGCATGTTGACGCGCATGACAATCCATACATAAATCTTCGGATTTTTTCATGTTATTAGGCAATAAATCCGTGCCTAAACTACCGTTATGAACCTTATGGCAACTATCGCAAGCGACCTTGGTTATTTTTTCACCTTTTCGAGTAATCGGTTTTTCTAATTTGACATTAACGGGATGAATGCCTTTACGCCGCGCCTCTTTTTCATCTTTAGAATCTTGTTTTGCATGGCATTGAACACACAACGCCCCTTTATCTTTCGTAATCGCTAATAAGTCATTACCCTTGCCACCATGAACCTGATGGCAACTTTGACAAATAATCTGGTTTTGAGTGCTTAAACTGGCTAACGCTTTTTTCAAATCATCAGGTAAGCCTTTTTGTAACGCTTTTTCGGTTGCATAACCCGCATCCCCTTGTTTAGACGGACGCTCTAATTTAATCGCTAAAGGATGATTAATGCCTCGGTTATTTTTATCAAATTCACGCGCATTTTTAGTTTTTGATTCATGACACCGCTCACATAAATCGCCGTCTTTACTGCTGATTCGCATCCATGAATTTTGATGTTCAACATATAAGGTTTGCGCCCCTTCATCACTGTTATGCGGTGTATGGCAACTGGTACATAACATTTCCTTGTTGTGGGTGATTGGAAATTCTTTGGGCATTTCATCGGTGCGCTTATTCATTTCCTTAAGCGTCCATTTGTCCTTTTCAGGATCATAAATACTCGGATGCTGTCCCTCGTGTTTTATCATTAAACGGGAATCTAAAATAACCCCATGATGACAGCTATAGCACATTTCAAAAGAAGCCACGGGTAAGACTTCATCTTTATAATCTTGCGAGGTTAATTGTTTTTCTTTTGCCCATGATAAATGACAAGTAACACAATTCTTTTGGGAAATTGACGGTGATTTATTTTGACTAGGTTTTAAATTTAGGCTTTTTTCATCAACATAGCTAAGACTTATTTGATAAACACTATTTTCTTCGGCATCCGCCACATAAAGATAATTTTTATGTAAAGCCACGCCAACTGGAACTTTAAATTTTAACAGTGAACCATCTGCCATTCTTAAGGGGGTGATAAATTTATTGTTTTTAAATAACGAGACTGTCCCAAAATAACTGTCACTAATAAAAACCGTATCGGTGTCATCAATGGCAATACCATTAGGGCGATAAAGTTCGCCTTCATTTAAACCAAAATGTGAGGTTTGCGAAAAAAATCGACCTGTTTTATGAAAAATTTGCACGCGTCCATTCAGCACATCCACAATATGTAAATAACCATCACGGTCACTGGCTATTTGCCACGGATATTGAAATAAGCCCTCGGTTTCACCGCGTTTACCGAAACATTGAATTAATTGTGCCGTTTTAAGCTTAGTTTTACAAATGCGATGATTGGGACGATCACCCCAATAAATATGGGTTTCATCCATAAAAACAGAAATAGGCACAGGCGGGTTTATTTTTT from Methylococcales bacterium carries:
- a CDS encoding phage integrase N-terminal SAM-like domain-containing protein; the protein is MKLLSDVKNIMRPKHYSIHTENSYCDWIKRFILFHKMQIRNELFIRPEGKIEDILRLIIMLLPQLKNITL
- a CDS encoding GIY-YIG nuclease family protein, yielding MSIGKTIRIYLDDGSVSGIRHAEIVNWTGQAVSSPRTQIKSLSAWEESKKPGVYFLFGVDEESGHDAVYIGEAENVLDRLQNHIANKDFWNEVVFFTSKDENLTKSHVKYLESRLVQIAKISGRYVVLNGNEPQLPVLPRGDRDAMEEFISNLKILLGAVGYKVLEQLAEGISNTAVSEEVVVELDSSESISFELLLKVKGINAKSYLTNEGIVVLTSSQASKTVKESLSGGYKKLREQLIENGVLMKTDSGYVFTKNQLFKSPSQAAAIIVGYAINGRHHWQTPNGLSLKNIEESNAKSI
- a CDS encoding cytochrome c3 family protein, producing MNKSSFLFLLLIFLSFPVLANNIPVVNKVVKFQGNLQQPSAVAISETGQVYVLDGTNHRVVVFSETGQRLFQFGAKGKNGLNKPMDISLFGQQIVVADTGLERLVIYNLQGHFIKEIELDNGGDEKINPPVPISVFMDETHIYWGDRPNHRICKTKLKTAQLIQCFGKRGETEGLFQYPWQIASDRDGYLHIVDVLNGRVQIFHKTGRFFSQTSHFGLNEGELYRPNGIAIDDTDTVFISDSYFGTVSLFKNNKFITPLRMADGSLLKFKVPVGVALHKNYLYVADAEENSVYQISLSYVDEKSLNLKPSQNKSPSISQKNCVTCHLSWAKEKQLTSQDYKDEVLPVASFEMCYSCHHGVILDSRLMIKHEGQHPSIYDPEKDKWTLKEMNKRTDEMPKEFPITHNKEMLCTSCHTPHNSDEGAQTLYVEHQNSWMRISSKDGDLCERCHESKTKNAREFDKNNRGINHPLAIKLERPSKQGDAGYATEKALQKGLPDDLKKALASLSTQNQIICQSCHQVHGGKGNDLLAITKDKGALCVQCHAKQDSKDEKEARRKGIHPVNVKLEKPITRKGEKITKVACDSCHKVHNGSLGTDLLPNNMKKSEDLCMDCHARQHAKDEDEALAKGVHPTNEKLEDPVKIGGKKIHKLGCLSCHSIHDGEPNTPALLEKYKQDEICKNCHKKYFAKDKKEATKKGLHPTHEKLEKSVKIGDNTIKKLTCRSCHSIHKGKKNTPALVQTYKKDKLCKNCHKKYFAKDKKEAVKKGLHPTHQKLEEAVKIGDNKIEKLTCGSCHSVHEGKKNTPALVQAYKKDELCKNCHKKYFAKDKKDALKKGIHPMNDKLDEKVKIADKDVQQMGCLSCHVIHEDGEPETPALLEKYKNGELCKHCHENKRPIVGTDHDLRITAKDKKNHFDELPKESGVCGTCHTMHRGDGKQPHLFAAKRVRNTDTGKDKGDSPLFEEDKLCLNCHQEGGMAEKRAVKYFSHPYRDMVLRSNEKIMPLLGKNGTIKEFGSIACITCHEPHLWQPLAVNNNPKPFLNKKNLEGTSKDSFLRRLGVIDTFCVDCHSLEALPKYKYYHDKDKVRNIGVDYLK